DNA from Mycobacterium sp. SMC-8:
GGCGTCCGCCCCGCGTACGGGCCGGCGAAAATCTGGTCACCGCGCAGTGGTTGCGCCTGTGGCAGCCACGGCGCGGCCGGAGGCGGCGGCAGCACCGGCAGGATCGGCTCGGCAGGGATGACAGGCGCCGGCGCGGGAGCGGCACCCTCGGCCGGCACCGGCACAGCCTCTTGCGGAGGAGGCGCAACCCCGAAATTCAATGGATTGTAGGCATAGTTCAAGTAGTACGGATCACCCGGCGCGGGAATCAGTTTCGCGTTCTCGTCACCCCACCGCGTCCCCAGGAGCAGCGTCTTCTTCAGGCGTGGATAGGTGATGTCGAAAATTGCGTACAGGTTGATGAAGTCGCCTTTGGTGATGCGATCGGCGAACGTCGGCCCGTACGGGAACGCGCTGGCCCACAGCACCGCCTCATTCAGATCGGGTCCGATGTCCGCGAGCGCACCCAGGACGGGGCCGAGGTTCTCCAGGTTCTTGACGAGATCGTCGCCCGCGTCGTTCACGAGTTGGGTGGCGGTATCGCTGAACGTGCCGAGCCGATCGAGCGCGGTGGTGAAGGTCGGCCGCTCCCTGATCAGTACGTCGATTGCCGGTGGGATCTCTTCAAGCGCCCGGTCGATCACCTCACGCTGATCGGCGAATGTTCCTGCCACGCGGCGCAACTGCTGTATAGAGGCGATGATGTTCTCGCGCTGCTCGGCGAGGACGCCGACGAAATTGTCCAGCCTGGTGAGCAGTTCGCGAATTTCGGGCTCACGCCCTGACAGCGCGGTGTTCATGTTGTGGATGACGTCGCCGATCTGGCCCAGGCCGCCTCCGTTGGCGACAGTGGACAACGACGACAGAGTCTGCTCGGTGGTCGGATACGTGGACGACGAGTTCAGCGGGAGGGTGGATCCCGGTTCGAGCCGTCCGGACGGCTTGTCCCCCAGCGGTGGGTTCAGCGCCAGGTGCATCGACCCCAGCAGGCTGGTCTGCCCCACAGTCGCCACGGCATTCGCCGGAACCACCACATCGGGCTTCACCGAGATCTCTACCTCGGCGTGCCAATTCTGCACGGTCATCTTGCCCACGCTGCCGACGACGACGTCGTCAATCATGACCGGCGAATTCGACTCCAGCGTGGCGACATTGGGCACCTGAACGTGGTAGGTAATCGCGTCGGGACCCCGCCCCACCGCCCCCGGCAGCGGCAGAGAGTTCACCCCCTGAAATGCACAGCCTGAAAGGGACAGAGCGACAGCACAACCGACCACTGTCAACTGCTTCATACCGCTTCTCATGATGGCGGCATCCCTTCCGCAGGCAATAGGGGCGCGTCGGGTGGCACCGGCGCCGCCGGAGCGGGCGTGGAGGGCAGCAGCAGCCCATCGACTGTCTGTGCCGGGATGTTCGACTGAATGTTGGGCGGCCCCGGAATCGGTGCACCGGGGTACAACGCCGGTGACGGCGTCGCCGGAGCATCGGGATCCGGCTGGTAGATCCCTGGCGGTCCGGGCGGTGCGCCCCACCCCGGCGGCGGCGGGATGTCGCCGGAACCCGTGTATGCGGACACGGTCGGTGGTATCTCGGCCGGATCGCCCGGTCCCACGCCTCCCGGCGCGAGCTTGGGATCGGTGTAGATCAACCGCTCAGGACTCACCGCCGGCCGCAAGTACGCGTTGATAGGGAACGGCAGATTGTGAATGGGTACCGAGCGCAACGCGGGTCCGAGGTACTGCGAGCAGAGCTTGGCGGTCTCGGGCGCGGTCGTGTTGGCGACAGCGCCGATGAGACCGCACACGAACCACACCGGGTTCGAGAAGTTGGATACCGAGAAAGCGCCGGTCACCGACCCGCCGTTCGGGTAATAGATGTTCTCGAAGTTCGCGATCGCATTTGGCGTGATGTGGAGGACGTTCTCGAGCGCCAACTTGTTGTCGGCAAGCACCTGCATGACCTGACCGAGGCTGCGGATCTGTTCGGTGGTCTGGTCCCTGCTGCCGACCACGAACCGCTGTACCTCACCGATGGCGAAGGACAGGTCGGTCAGGGCGGCGTCGAGGTCGGACCGGCTGTCGTTGACAACGCTGGTCAGCGTGGCGAGACGGTTCTGGAACAGGACGATCTGGTCCTTGCTGTCGCGCAGCGCGGACACGAACACCTGCAGGTTCTTGATGATGTCGACGATGTTGCCGCTGCCCTCGGCGAAGATCCGCGCCACACCGGAGAGTTGCCGCAGCGTTTCGCGCAGTTTCTCCCCGTTGCCTTCCATCGCATTGGCGGCGCTGTCGACGAAGCGCGAGATCGATGTTCCGTTCACTCCGGTCTGTGGGCCCAATTCCTCTGAGAGGCGCATCAATTGAGTTTTGACTTCATCCCATTCGACCGGGACCGCGGTCTGGTTCTCGGGGATGACGCCCCCGTCGTCCATCGTCGGCCCGCCGCCGTCCCGGTAGGCCGGGGTGAGCTGGACATAGCGAGCGGCCACCAGGTTCTGCGCCACGATGACGGCCTTCGCGTCGGCGGGGACGGGCACTCCCCTGTCGACCTTGAGCGTCATCTTCGTCAGCGTGCCCTCAGGCTCGATCTTGTCGATCGAGCCGACCTTGACGCCCGACACCCGCACCTCGTCGCCCGGATAGATCGCGGTCGCCGTCGGGAAGTAGGCCGTGATGGTCTTCGGGCCGAAGAACACCTGCCGGACGAGGAAGGCCGCGCCGGCGATCAGCAGAATGGCCAGCACGATCGCCGTGCCCGCCACCAGCCGCTTACGGGTTGCCATCATTGGGGAGGTCTCCAGGCTGCGGAAGGCTGTTGACAGGGAACGGGAGTTCAGCTCGCGGTCCGGCGTTGTCCGGCGGCTGCCCCTGTTCGACACCGCGCCGGAATCCGAAGGCGTATTCCAGGAACGGCTGCAACAGCTGTGCGGGTTGGATGTTCGGAATCAGCGCGTTGTAATACGCACCGTTGGAGACGATCTCACCCTGCGTGAGGTAGTACTTCGCCGCACCCGGGAGCATCTTGGC
Protein-coding regions in this window:
- a CDS encoding MCE family protein, whose product is MKQLTVVGCAVALSLSGCAFQGVNSLPLPGAVGRGPDAITYHVQVPNVATLESNSPVMIDDVVVGSVGKMTVQNWHAEVEISVKPDVVVPANAVATVGQTSLLGSMHLALNPPLGDKPSGRLEPGSTLPLNSSSTYPTTEQTLSSLSTVANGGGLGQIGDVIHNMNTALSGREPEIRELLTRLDNFVGVLAEQRENIIASIQQLRRVAGTFADQREVIDRALEEIPPAIDVLIRERPTFTTALDRLGTFSDTATQLVNDAGDDLVKNLENLGPVLGALADIGPDLNEAVLWASAFPYGPTFADRITKGDFINLYAIFDITYPRLKKTLLLGTRWGDENAKLIPAPGDPYYLNYAYNPLNFGVAPPPQEAVPVPAEGAAPAPAPVIPAEPILPVLPPPPAAPWLPQAQPLRGDQIFAGPYAGRTPPPPDAPPAPAVPTPGGGG
- a CDS encoding MCE family protein, with the protein product MMATRKRLVAGTAIVLAILLIAGAAFLVRQVFFGPKTITAYFPTATAIYPGDEVRVSGVKVGSIDKIEPEGTLTKMTLKVDRGVPVPADAKAVIVAQNLVAARYVQLTPAYRDGGGPTMDDGGVIPENQTAVPVEWDEVKTQLMRLSEELGPQTGVNGTSISRFVDSAANAMEGNGEKLRETLRQLSGVARIFAEGSGNIVDIIKNLQVFVSALRDSKDQIVLFQNRLATLTSVVNDSRSDLDAALTDLSFAIGEVQRFVVGSRDQTTEQIRSLGQVMQVLADNKLALENVLHITPNAIANFENIYYPNGGSVTGAFSVSNFSNPVWFVCGLIGAVANTTAPETAKLCSQYLGPALRSVPIHNLPFPINAYLRPAVSPERLIYTDPKLAPGGVGPGDPAEIPPTVSAYTGSGDIPPPPGWGAPPGPPGIYQPDPDAPATPSPALYPGAPIPGPPNIQSNIPAQTVDGLLLPSTPAPAAPVPPDAPLLPAEGMPPS